One window of Streptococcus troglodytae genomic DNA carries:
- a CDS encoding SDR family NAD(P)-dependent oxidoreductase: MSELYNNIIVVKKGEDYYKVFDLINKQNQSKSYDIYYLWSLNSVKESGIEQEIENGVVALYKIFKGSLLKLDKAKIRIMSVTKDCYAIVEQDKGINYAYGALNGFSRSLMKEMNRYCMKIIDLDETSMEQKYIISLLKTEMSNNQKLLIGYRNGSRFVQKVQSKEIKSECEKTVFEDNKQYIIVGGMGGIGRKIISKITKNTNSHIIVIGRKKREELNDIADCLIRESKIEYYSCNISDYSSIKNCIDEIKQEYGSIHGIIHAAGIVEDQYLINKQLDSFKKVLSPKILGAYYLNELTKDEALDFFIVFSSIVSIVGNSGQADYAAANSF, translated from the coding sequence ATCTCTGAATTATATAATAATATAATTGTTGTAAAAAAAGGAGAAGACTATTATAAAGTATTTGATTTAATTAACAAACAGAATCAAAGTAAAAGTTATGATATTTATTACTTATGGTCATTGAATTCTGTTAAAGAAAGTGGAATTGAACAAGAAATTGAAAACGGAGTTGTGGCTTTATATAAAATATTCAAGGGATCTCTTCTAAAATTAGACAAGGCAAAAATAAGAATTATGTCTGTTACAAAAGATTGTTATGCTATTGTTGAACAGGATAAAGGTATTAATTATGCATATGGTGCATTAAACGGTTTCTCCCGTAGTTTAATGAAAGAGATGAATCGTTATTGCATGAAAATAATTGACTTAGATGAAACTTCAATGGAGCAAAAGTATATAATTTCTTTATTGAAAACTGAGATGTCAAACAACCAGAAATTACTAATAGGGTACCGTAATGGATCACGTTTTGTACAGAAGGTGCAATCTAAAGAGATAAAGTCTGAATGTGAAAAAACTGTTTTTGAGGATAACAAGCAATATATTATTGTTGGTGGTATGGGAGGGATAGGACGTAAAATTATTAGCAAGATTACGAAAAATACCAATTCCCATATCATCGTCATTGGACGGAAGAAAAGAGAAGAACTAAATGATATAGCAGATTGTTTAATTAGAGAAAGCAAGATAGAGTATTATTCCTGCAATATATCAGATTATTCTAGCATTAAAAACTGTATAGATGAGATTAAACAGGAGTATGGAAGTATCCATGGTATTATTCACGCGGCTGGAATTGTAGAGGATCAATATTTAATAAATAAACAGTTAGATTCATTTAAGAAGGTTCTTTCACCCAAAATATTAGGTGCATATTATTTAAATGAACTGACAAAGGACGAAGCATTAGATTTCTTTATTGTATTTTCATCTATTGTATCAATTGTGGGTAATTCTGGACAGGCAGATTATGCTGCAGCAAATAGTTTTTAG
- a CDS encoding polyketide synthase dehydratase domain-containing protein, whose amino-acid sequence MVSIVHDCLTSMLGQKQYEMVSISFLNVARKGEYIVNIDKNKGNFFITKDKEKIFTGNFKTVQKMESVEQVQIPMNDRKIDTTECYNFFLQRGYDYKKSLQVIKKLGINNRKYIYKLQVGAESQFKTISEYLLDGVFQSILYTYYQNNREVTKLLIPFLISEIKVRKELKNTCYVYVDAGKIRVFGSDIMASASVYDEKGELILEIRDMLFKRPEEHFIEEKKLNFYETVWVKEWIDMKPTKEEGIAAITF is encoded by the coding sequence ATGGTTAGTATAGTCCATGATTGTTTAACAAGTATGCTGGGGCAAAAACAATATGAGATGGTTAGTATATCTTTTCTAAACGTTGCCAGAAAAGGAGAGTATATAGTTAATATTGATAAGAATAAAGGTAATTTTTTTATTACAAAAGATAAAGAAAAAATATTTACCGGCAATTTTAAAACTGTACAGAAAATGGAATCAGTGGAGCAAGTTCAGATACCAATGAATGACAGAAAGATAGATACAACAGAATGTTATAACTTTTTTTTACAACGAGGATATGACTATAAAAAGAGTCTTCAGGTCATTAAAAAACTGGGAATTAATAATAGAAAATATATTTATAAATTGCAGGTGGGAGCAGAATCTCAATTCAAAACAATTAGTGAATATCTTTTGGATGGTGTTTTCCAGAGTATCTTATATACATACTATCAAAATAATAGGGAAGTGACAAAATTGCTAATCCCATTTCTTATATCTGAAATAAAAGTGAGAAAAGAGCTTAAAAATACTTGTTATGTTTATGTAGATGCGGGGAAAATACGTGTATTTGGATCTGATATTATGGCAAGTGCATCAGTGTATGATGAAAAAGGTGAGTTGATTTTAGAGATAAGGGATATGTTGTTTAAGAGGCCTGAGGAGCATTTTATAGAAGAGAAAAAGTTGAATTTTTATGAAACAGTCTGGGTAAAAGAATGGATTGACATGAAGCCAACCAAAGAAGAGGGGATCGCTGCTATTACTTTTTAA
- a CDS encoding CurL C-terminal domain-containing protein, producing the protein MKQENEEEEQSVFYIFNLSAKSSKSLKRQLEQWKRYINTEEFATEKLSTLCLNLLKGRESFKYRCGRIVEKKEDIIKFLNSLEDNIKIKKVNNGINISRNREYIGYVEVKNDCERFPKVKNYIEKMIPDKITEFEKISGMKTSKSFSLVMNLAILQTLSDYGMRIEYINGSGNATLLSMVYAGILSIEDAMACIANNKKFDDCKMSRPRINYYDSNSRKYIYPLNINMEYLQYVADIEMGEEIEAYLDKGRELICNQYTFKKFVGEWEVAFNTIFGQSIKEALMNRVDILDEKSLQKKRVLLAIIVANSLRRVNLKWSLKEVRLVKNEKFYEILDLITDEILTKQTVSNLICNQNIIFEDIVSRIKYHQKKLNASNGKYKILQKFNTNLSEIPSLQEWIDQCSVIHIEDPDLATISFGNILNMLEYAWLQGFDVDWRKVFSEVKYKKIALPTYCFDQKYYWLSSNTEK; encoded by the coding sequence TTGAAGCAAGAGAATGAAGAAGAGGAACAAAGCGTTTTTTATATTTTTAATCTATCGGCAAAGAGCAGTAAAAGCTTGAAGAGGCAATTAGAACAATGGAAGAGGTATATAAATACAGAAGAATTTGCGACAGAAAAGTTAAGTACTTTATGTTTGAATCTTCTGAAAGGAAGAGAAAGTTTTAAGTATCGTTGTGGAAGAATCGTAGAAAAGAAAGAAGATATCATTAAATTCTTAAATTCGTTGGAGGATAATATAAAAATAAAGAAAGTTAATAATGGAATTAATATTTCCCGCAATCGAGAATATATAGGATATGTTGAAGTGAAAAATGATTGTGAACGATTCCCGAAAGTTAAGAATTATATAGAGAAGATGATTCCGGATAAAATTACAGAATTTGAAAAAATAAGTGGAATGAAAACAAGTAAAAGTTTTTCGTTGGTTATGAATCTGGCAATTTTACAAACACTGTCTGATTATGGAATGAGAATCGAATATATCAACGGAAGTGGGAATGCGACACTTTTAAGTATGGTGTATGCAGGGATACTCTCTATAGAGGATGCAATGGCTTGTATAGCGAACAATAAAAAATTTGATGATTGCAAAATGAGTCGCCCTAGAATTAATTATTATGATAGTAATAGCAGAAAATATATTTATCCATTAAATATAAACATGGAATATTTACAATATGTAGCAGATATTGAGATGGGTGAAGAGATTGAGGCATATTTAGATAAAGGAAGAGAATTAATCTGTAATCAATATACGTTCAAAAAATTTGTAGGAGAATGGGAAGTGGCATTTAATACAATTTTTGGACAGTCAATTAAAGAAGCTTTGATGAATAGAGTAGATATTTTAGACGAGAAAAGTTTACAGAAAAAAAGAGTATTACTTGCAATAATTGTGGCAAATTCGTTAAGAAGGGTAAATTTAAAGTGGAGCCTTAAAGAAGTTCGGCTTGTAAAAAATGAAAAGTTCTATGAAATATTAGACTTGATTACAGATGAAATTTTGACAAAACAAACTGTAAGCAATCTGATCTGTAATCAGAATATTATTTTTGAAGATATAGTAAGCAGAATCAAATATCACCAAAAAAAGCTGAACGCATCCAATGGTAAGTATAAAATATTACAGAAATTTAATACGAATCTAAGTGAAATACCATCGTTACAGGAATGGATTGATCAATGTTCTGTTATACATATAGAAGATCCTGATTTGGCAACTATTTCCTTCGGAAATATATTGAACATGCTGGAATACGCATGGCTTCAAGGATTTGATGTGGACTGGAGGAAAGTATTTTCAGAAGTTAAATATAAAAAGATTGCTCTTCCAACATATTGCTTTGATCAGAAATATTATTGGTTGTCTTCTAATACAGAAAAATAA
- a CDS encoding ketoacyl-synthetase C-terminal extension domain-containing protein encodes MFQNKEIPPTINLEQVNPVIDFDNLALEPAWKLMDWKKEIEGEPRRAGVSSFGFGGTNAHILLEEYEKNQI; translated from the coding sequence ATGTTTCAGAATAAAGAGATCCCTCCGACAATAAATTTGGAACAGGTTAATCCTGTTATTGATTTTGATAATCTTGCATTAGAACCGGCATGGAAATTGATGGACTGGAAGAAAGAAATTGAAGGAGAACCACGTCGAGCTGGTGTAAGTTCTTTTGGTTTTGGTGGAACAAATGCACATATTCTTTTAGAGGAATACGAAAAAAACCAGATTTGA
- a CDS encoding beta-ketoacyl [acyl carrier protein] synthase domain-containing protein, translating to MSTRFPDANNYNEFWQNLRAGKNSVKEIPSDRWNIEQYYSENINESNKSISKWCGILDDIALFDTLFFNILPREACSMDPQQRILLEETWKCIEDAAVSIEELQAGRTGVYTGIFNMDYKNKIVESNRVVDYYEGINNFENHIANRISYQFDFNGPSMAINTACSSGLVSIIQAVRGLQAGECQYALASGVNLNIDPYKYIAFSKYRMLSPDGQCRTFDKNANGYVPGDGAGVFLLQRLEDAERDGNHIYGVIIGSAIGHTGRGYTLTAPNVESQMEVIKWAYEEADIDLRTINYIEAHGTGTSLGDPIELEALNNVFNDVTDKKNFVRLDQ from the coding sequence ATGTCTACGCGTTTTCCAGATGCAAATAACTATAATGAGTTTTGGCAAAATCTTAGAGCTGGAAAAAACTCAGTAAAAGAAATTCCAAGCGATAGATGGAATATAGAGCAGTATTATTCAGAGAATATCAATGAGAGCAATAAGAGTATAAGCAAATGGTGCGGTATACTTGACGATATTGCGCTTTTTGATACTCTCTTTTTCAATATATTGCCAAGAGAGGCCTGTAGTATGGATCCGCAGCAAAGAATATTACTTGAAGAGACTTGGAAATGTATTGAGGATGCAGCAGTATCAATAGAGGAATTACAAGCAGGTAGGACAGGTGTATATACTGGGATTTTTAATATGGATTATAAAAATAAAATCGTTGAATCAAATCGTGTGGTTGATTATTATGAGGGAATTAATAATTTTGAAAACCACATCGCAAACCGTATTTCATACCAGTTTGATTTCAATGGTCCGAGTATGGCAATTAATACAGCTTGTTCATCCGGATTGGTTTCTATTATTCAGGCTGTGAGGGGGTTGCAAGCTGGTGAATGTCAGTATGCATTGGCTTCAGGTGTGAACTTAAATATTGATCCGTACAAATATATTGCATTTTCTAAGTATAGGATGTTAAGTCCAGACGGACAATGTAGGACTTTTGATAAAAATGCGAATGGCTATGTTCCAGGAGATGGAGCTGGTGTATTCTTATTACAAAGATTAGAAGATGCAGAACGTGACGGAAATCATATATATGGAGTGATTATCGGTTCTGCAATAGGACATACGGGAAGAGGCTATACATTGACAGCACCTAATGTTGAGTCACAAATGGAGGTGATTAAATGGGCATATGAGGAGGCTGATATTGATCTTAGAACGATTAACTATATTGAGGCACATGGTACAGGAACCTCATTAGGTGATCCGATTGAATTAGAGGCTCTAAATAATGTATTTAACGATGTCACTGATAAAAAAAATTTTGTAAGATTGGATCAGTAA
- a CDS encoding enoyl-CoA hydratase-related protein gives MEYRTLIVEKKNAILQITFNRTEARNSINCEFLQELNTALDYAKENLEIKIVLLQGKNGVFCSGMDFQEVASIKEKESSESSQKDLVMTQMYMDTLRRITLFSKVVISCVDGQVLAGGIGLVACSDLVIATSKAEFGLSEALWGLLPAMVLPYLIRKVGVQKAYFMTLTTIRISVEEAKDMNLVDEISNNMDHVILKYYQKISRMEEKTIENMKSYFRKLWIIDENMERMAVNQTYTLVSQPQVKENIYNFVTHKKFPWEKN, from the coding sequence ATGGAATATAGAACGCTGATTGTTGAAAAAAAGAATGCAATATTACAGATTACATTCAATCGTACAGAAGCAAGAAATAGTATTAATTGTGAGTTTCTTCAAGAACTAAATACTGCATTAGATTATGCAAAGGAGAACCTTGAAATTAAGATCGTTCTTTTACAAGGAAAAAATGGTGTATTTTGCAGTGGGATGGATTTTCAGGAAGTTGCATCTATAAAAGAAAAAGAATCTTCTGAGAGTAGTCAAAAAGATTTAGTTATGACTCAGATGTATATGGATACTTTACGAAGAATAACCTTATTTTCCAAAGTTGTTATTTCATGTGTTGATGGTCAGGTCTTAGCTGGCGGTATTGGTTTAGTTGCTTGTAGTGATTTGGTAATTGCTACAAGCAAAGCAGAATTTGGTTTATCAGAAGCACTTTGGGGACTTCTGCCAGCAATGGTACTACCATATTTGATCAGAAAAGTTGGAGTCCAGAAAGCATATTTTATGACTTTAACCACAATTCGGATTAGTGTGGAAGAAGCAAAAGATATGAATCTTGTTGATGAGATTTCTAATAATATGGATCATGTCATATTAAAGTATTATCAGAAAATATCCAGGATGGAAGAAAAGACAATAGAAAATATGAAAAGTTATTTTCGTAAGTTGTGGATTATTGATGAAAATATGGAAAGAATGGCTGTTAATCAGACCTATACATTGGTGTCACAACCACAGGTAAAAGAGAATATTTATAACTTTGTAACACACAAAAAGTTTCCTTGGGAAAAAAATTAG
- a CDS encoding hydroxymethylglutaryl-CoA synthase family protein: MSKEEKNSIELVITSSESGLDFGKSLSTYIHDYLGLSKSCRLFEIKQACYGGTAAFHMASCFVASQVSPGARALVIATDVARAAARYTYAEASQAVGAIAMLVSENPKVLELDFGASGQYSYEVMDTCRPLPDIETGDADLSLLSYLDCFSNSYKKYAEKVEDVDFIKTFDYLVFHTPFAGMVKGAHRKLMRELFKVGPSEANADFLKRVQPSLEYCVQVGNVYSATTYLALCGLIDYGDIKGNERIGIFSYGSGCSSEFYSGTLTECSREQLAKMKIGEHLNIRYKLTIDEYDRVIDENAEWLFGIKDKEVEYSKFIKIYNHFFKGKNYLVLDRVSDYHREYKWS; this comes from the coding sequence TTGTCTAAAGAAGAGAAAAATAGTATTGAACTAGTGATTACATCAAGTGAATCAGGATTAGATTTTGGAAAATCATTAAGTACATACATTCACGATTATTTAGGATTAAGTAAAAGTTGTCGATTATTCGAGATTAAACAAGCTTGTTATGGTGGTACAGCGGCGTTCCATATGGCGAGTTGTTTTGTTGCTTCGCAGGTATCTCCTGGAGCAAGGGCTTTAGTAATTGCTACAGATGTTGCACGTGCAGCTGCAAGATACACATATGCGGAAGCATCTCAGGCAGTAGGGGCTATAGCCATGCTTGTTAGTGAAAACCCAAAAGTTTTAGAACTTGATTTTGGTGCATCAGGACAATACTCTTATGAAGTAATGGACACATGCAGGCCCTTACCGGATATTGAAACAGGTGATGCAGATTTATCATTGCTGTCTTATCTGGACTGTTTTAGTAATAGCTACAAGAAGTATGCAGAAAAAGTAGAAGATGTAGATTTCATCAAAACATTTGATTATTTGGTATTCCATACACCATTTGCAGGTATGGTTAAGGGAGCTCATAGAAAGCTTATGAGAGAATTATTTAAGGTAGGCCCAAGTGAGGCAAATGCAGATTTCTTAAAACGTGTACAACCATCATTAGAATATTGTGTTCAGGTTGGTAATGTTTATTCAGCAACTACTTATTTGGCATTATGCGGATTGATTGATTATGGTGATATAAAAGGAAATGAGCGCATAGGTATCTTTTCTTATGGATCTGGATGTTCCTCAGAATTTTACAGTGGTACACTGACAGAGTGCTCTAGAGAACAATTGGCTAAAATGAAAATTGGAGAACATCTGAATATTAGATACAAATTAACTATCGATGAATATGATCGTGTCATTGATGAGAATGCAGAATGGTTATTTGGTATTAAAGACAAGGAAGTAGAGTATAGTAAATTTATAAAAATATATAATCACTTCTTTAAAGGAAAAAATTATTTAGTTTTGGACAGAGTGTCTGATTATCATAGAGAGTATAAATGGAGCTAA
- a CDS encoding beta-ketoacyl synthase N-terminal-like domain-containing protein: MEVGKVSITGMGVVNSVAKDVPEFTDALRKGIHGFSKVENEKSVIQVGAYLKDFSMVEYIKKYSEYMPDIAIKAKKYSRKASLSVETSIASCMQAWEDAKLNLNPVPSERIGIVIGGSNISQDMNFKMSEKYKMTPEYVSPSYALQFMDTNQLGIISDIFGIQGEGYTVGGASASGNVAIINGYRLIKMGIVDVCIVVGALAELSPVEFQAFKNLGVIGGERYKENPEKASCPFDKNHSGFIYGQGAACIILENEKSVKARGANTIAELLAGTIVLDGNHLSDARVSGEVKSMEQAIKDAGIEKKEIDYINAHGTSTPLGDQVEMEAIEKVFENELDNIKVNSTKGLIGHCLYSVGVIEAVATIIQQREGFLHGNRNLNKTSVCNIDFCGKDSTAYVSQYAMSNSFGFAGINTSIVIRKRERNKMSVGIEAINFYGGAACIDVRDIFEARDLNLDRFDNLMMKKNQLVFLGKML, encoded by the coding sequence ATGGAAGTTGGTAAAGTTAGCATAACAGGTATGGGAGTTGTCAATTCGGTTGCAAAAGATGTGCCTGAATTCACAGATGCATTGCGTAAGGGAATACATGGATTTAGTAAAGTAGAAAATGAAAAATCAGTAATTCAAGTAGGAGCTTACTTAAAAGATTTTTCAATGGTAGAATACATAAAAAAATATAGTGAATATATGCCGGATATTGCCATAAAAGCAAAAAAATATTCTCGAAAAGCTTCACTATCGGTTGAGACATCAATTGCTTCTTGTATGCAGGCATGGGAGGATGCAAAACTTAATTTGAATCCGGTGCCTTCAGAACGTATCGGTATAGTGATTGGCGGAAGCAATATTTCACAAGATATGAATTTTAAAATGTCTGAAAAGTATAAGATGACACCAGAGTATGTATCCCCTAGCTACGCACTTCAGTTTATGGATACTAATCAGTTAGGCATTATTAGTGATATCTTTGGAATTCAAGGTGAAGGATATACAGTAGGTGGTGCATCAGCTAGTGGAAATGTCGCCATTATAAATGGATATCGCTTGATTAAGATGGGCATTGTTGATGTTTGCATTGTTGTTGGTGCATTAGCAGAGTTATCACCTGTAGAATTCCAAGCATTTAAAAATCTTGGAGTTATTGGCGGAGAGAGATATAAAGAGAACCCTGAAAAAGCATCATGTCCATTTGATAAAAATCATTCTGGTTTTATTTATGGCCAGGGTGCAGCATGTATCATACTTGAAAATGAGAAAAGTGTAAAAGCAAGAGGTGCAAATACGATTGCTGAACTATTGGCTGGTACAATTGTCCTTGATGGAAACCATTTATCCGATGCAAGGGTAAGTGGTGAAGTTAAGAGTATGGAACAGGCGATAAAAGATGCTGGCATTGAGAAGAAAGAAATTGATTATATTAATGCGCATGGCACTTCTACTCCGTTAGGTGATCAGGTAGAAATGGAAGCAATCGAAAAAGTATTTGAAAATGAATTGGATAATATTAAAGTAAATTCAACCAAGGGATTGATTGGACATTGCTTGTACTCTGTAGGTGTTATTGAGGCTGTGGCAACAATTATTCAACAAAGGGAAGGATTTTTGCATGGAAATAGAAATTTGAACAAAACTTCTGTATGTAACATTGATTTCTGTGGTAAAGATAGTACAGCATATGTTTCCCAATATGCTATGAGTAATTCATTTGGGTTTGCGGGGATCAATACATCAATAGTAATTAGAAAAAGAGAGAGGAATAAGATGAGTGTAGGAATTGAAGCAATTAATTTTTATGGAGGAGCTGCTTGTATTGACGTTAGGGATATTTTTGAAGCGAGAGATCTAAATTTGGATCGTTTTGATAATCTTATGATGAAAAAAAATCAGTTGGTCTTCCTTGGGAAGATGCTGTAA
- a CDS encoding phosphopantetheine-binding protein, whose protein sequence is MKELIYEYLPELEGRDIVITDSLKSLGANSIDRMDIIVDTMEKISLKVPMVEFGGLKNIEEIIDVMYSKLVGQ, encoded by the coding sequence ATGAAAGAACTTATCTATGAATATCTGCCAGAGTTAGAAGGAAGGGATATCGTTATTACAGATAGTTTAAAATCACTAGGTGCAAATTCCATTGATAGAATGGATATTATTGTTGATACAATGGAGAAGATTTCGTTAAAAGTACCAATGGTTGAATTCGGAGGCTTGAAAAACATAGAGGAAATTATAGATGTTATGTATTCAAAATTAGTAGGTCAGTAA
- a CDS encoding PfaD family polyunsaturated fatty acid/polyketide biosynthesis protein translates to MFEGASNYVLLNVSGAFHSRYMKKVAKEFDTYISQFTFNDFEIPVISNLKARPYKNNQIKNVLVKQMYNSVKWVESIRYLMGKGVEDIVQVGPSNVLTSMIRQIKEKSTPLIVNDEEATVQKSGETTVNLAEKFGSEQFKKNYNLNYAYIAGAMYRGVSSKELVVAMGKAGFMAFLGTGGLPIDEIEESIQYIQAELLHGEAYGMNLLCNAHNPEKEDELIKLYIKYDIRNFEASAYMSMTLALVKLRINGITKDDTGNIIIKHRIIAKVSRPEIAEQFLSAPPERIVKKLLENGEITKEEAELAAYISMADDICVEADSGGHTDQGVGYVILPTIQKLRDEIAKKNSYKNRVRVGLAGGIGTPAAVASAFLMGADFVVTGSINQCTVEAGTSEVVKDMLEKINIQDTAYAPAGDMFEMGAIVQVLKRGVFFPARANKLYELYKNHNSISEIDFDTQERIQKKYFKRSFEEVYSEVKKYTNSLKIEKAERDPKYKMALIFKWYFRYTTQLALHGDDKLKVDYQVHCGPALGAFNQWVKGTELESWKNRHVDKIAIKLLEEAMELLESQSKRILNEEI, encoded by the coding sequence ATGTTTGAGGGAGCAAGTAATTATGTGCTTTTAAATGTAAGTGGAGCTTTTCATTCGCGTTATATGAAGAAAGTAGCTAAGGAATTTGATACATATATATCTCAGTTTACGTTTAATGATTTTGAGATACCTGTTATTTCTAATTTAAAAGCCAGACCATATAAGAATAATCAGATAAAAAACGTACTCGTGAAGCAGATGTATAATTCTGTCAAATGGGTAGAGTCTATAAGATATCTTATGGGAAAGGGAGTCGAAGATATTGTTCAAGTGGGACCTAGTAATGTTCTTACAAGCATGATTCGCCAAATAAAAGAGAAGTCAACTCCTTTGATTGTAAATGATGAAGAAGCAACAGTTCAAAAGTCAGGAGAAACAACAGTTAATTTAGCTGAAAAATTTGGTTCCGAACAATTCAAAAAGAATTATAACTTAAATTATGCTTATATTGCAGGAGCAATGTATCGAGGTGTTTCTTCAAAAGAGTTAGTTGTCGCAATGGGTAAGGCAGGTTTTATGGCATTTTTAGGAACAGGTGGACTTCCCATAGATGAGATAGAAGAGTCTATTCAATATATTCAAGCAGAATTACTTCATGGTGAAGCCTATGGAATGAATTTATTGTGTAATGCTCATAATCCTGAAAAGGAAGATGAATTAATTAAGTTGTATATAAAATACGATATTAGAAACTTTGAAGCTTCAGCATATATGAGTATGACATTGGCACTGGTTAAACTACGAATTAATGGTATAACCAAAGATGATACTGGAAACATTATTATTAAACATAGAATTATTGCTAAGGTGTCAAGACCAGAGATTGCAGAGCAATTTCTAAGTGCACCACCGGAACGTATTGTCAAAAAGCTTTTGGAAAATGGGGAAATTACAAAAGAGGAAGCTGAACTTGCTGCATATATATCTATGGCTGACGATATATGTGTAGAAGCAGATTCAGGAGGCCATACGGATCAAGGTGTTGGATATGTAATTTTACCGACAATACAAAAGTTAAGAGATGAGATAGCAAAGAAAAACAGTTATAAAAATAGAGTACGAGTTGGATTAGCTGGTGGAATTGGGACACCAGCAGCAGTTGCATCTGCTTTTCTTATGGGAGCTGATTTTGTTGTTACTGGTTCAATTAATCAATGTACAGTAGAAGCAGGGACAAGTGAAGTTGTAAAGGATATGCTGGAAAAGATCAATATTCAAGATACAGCGTATGCACCAGCTGGTGATATGTTTGAGATGGGAGCAATTGTTCAGGTACTTAAGAGAGGGGTATTCTTTCCTGCTAGAGCTAATAAATTATATGAGCTGTATAAAAACCACAATTCTATTTCAGAAATTGATTTCGATACACAGGAACGAATTCAAAAGAAGTATTTCAAGAGGAGTTTTGAAGAGGTTTATAGTGAAGTAAAGAAATATACAAACTCATTAAAAATAGAGAAAGCAGAAAGAGACCCAAAATATAAAATGGCTCTTATTTTTAAATGGTATTTTAGATATACCACACAATTAGCATTGCATGGTGATGATAAGTTAAAGGTTGATTACCAAGTACATTGCGGGCCAGCATTAGGGGCATTCAATCAATGGGTAAAGGGTACTGAGCTTGAGAGTTGGAAAAATCGACACGTTGATAAAATAGCAATTAAGTTATTAGAAGAAGCAATGGAACTATTAGAAAGTCAATCAAAAAGAATATTAAATGAGGAAATATAA
- a CDS encoding acyltransferase domain-containing protein: MGEELFDEFPELVERSDQVLGYSIKELCLEDKEEKLDNTQYTQPALYVVEALSYLKKIKEENVKPDYIAGHSLGEYVALFAAGVFDFATGLKLIKKRSQLMAQVSGGGMAAVVGMSEDEVKRVLEKNHLNMIDLANINTPSQIVISGYKKILKMQNRYLCLREQVIMCF; encoded by the coding sequence ATGGGAGAAGAACTATTTGATGAATTTCCTGAGTTAGTAGAGCGGTCAGATCAAGTTCTTGGATATTCCATAAAAGAATTATGTCTGGAGGATAAAGAAGAGAAGTTGGATAACACGCAGTATACACAGCCTGCATTGTATGTTGTTGAAGCATTATCGTATCTGAAAAAAATTAAGGAAGAGAATGTAAAACCAGATTATATAGCCGGACATAGTTTAGGTGAATATGTAGCACTTTTTGCAGCAGGAGTATTTGATTTTGCTACAGGGTTAAAGTTGATTAAAAAAAGAAGTCAACTCATGGCTCAGGTTTCAGGTGGTGGAATGGCCGCTGTTGTTGGAATGAGCGAGGATGAAGTAAAAAGAGTATTAGAAAAAAATCATTTAAATATGATTGATTTGGCCAATATCAATACGCCATCGCAAATCGTAATTTCGGGATATAAAAAGATATTGAAGATGCAAAACAGGTATTTATGTTTGAGGGAGCAAGTAATTATGTGCTTTTAA